In one Tessaracoccus palaemonis genomic region, the following are encoded:
- the tsaD gene encoding tRNA (adenosine(37)-N6)-threonylcarbamoyltransferase complex transferase subunit TsaD: MSEPLILGIESSCDETGVGIVRGRTLLANEVASSVEEHVRFGGVVPEVASRAHLQAIVPALERAAATADIDLADVDAIAVTAGPGLMGALVVGLASAKALAAYLDKPLYGINHLVGHVAVDLLDHGELPMPSLALLVSGGHTSLLHVRDIATDITELGSTIDDAAGEAYDKVARILGLPYPGGPVIDKAAQEGDPTAIRFPRGLTARHDLEKHRFDFSFSGLKTSVARWVEQRRLDGLDVPVNDVAASFQEAVCDVLTAKTVDAATHLGVGTILLGGGVAANSRLRTLLEERANAVGIELRRPRPGLCTDNGAMIAAVGSEVVRAGLAPSPLTISAHPGLPVSQVVVR, translated from the coding sequence ATGAGTGAGCCGTTGATCCTTGGCATCGAGTCGTCGTGTGACGAGACCGGCGTCGGCATCGTGCGCGGCCGGACCCTGCTCGCCAACGAGGTCGCGAGCTCCGTGGAGGAGCATGTCCGCTTCGGCGGCGTCGTGCCCGAGGTGGCCAGCCGCGCACACCTGCAGGCGATCGTGCCTGCGCTCGAGCGTGCCGCCGCGACGGCGGACATCGACCTGGCCGACGTCGACGCCATCGCCGTGACCGCGGGCCCGGGCCTGATGGGCGCCCTCGTCGTCGGTCTCGCGTCCGCCAAGGCGCTTGCCGCCTATCTCGACAAGCCGCTCTACGGGATCAACCACCTCGTCGGCCACGTCGCCGTCGATCTGCTCGACCACGGCGAGCTGCCGATGCCGTCGCTCGCGCTGCTCGTCTCCGGCGGCCACACCTCGCTGCTGCATGTGCGCGACATCGCCACCGACATCACCGAGCTCGGTTCCACGATCGACGACGCCGCGGGGGAGGCGTACGACAAGGTGGCCCGCATCCTCGGCCTGCCCTACCCGGGCGGACCCGTCATCGACAAGGCCGCCCAGGAGGGTGACCCGACGGCGATCCGCTTCCCGCGCGGCCTCACCGCGCGCCACGACCTCGAGAAACACCGCTTCGACTTCTCCTTCTCCGGGTTGAAGACCTCGGTCGCCCGGTGGGTCGAGCAGCGACGCCTCGACGGGCTCGACGTGCCCGTCAACGACGTCGCGGCCAGCTTCCAGGAGGCCGTCTGCGACGTGCTGACCGCCAAGACGGTCGATGCCGCGACGCATCTCGGCGTCGGCACGATCCTGCTCGGCGGGGGAGTGGCGGCCAACTCGCGGCTGCGCACGCTCCTCGAGGAGCGTGCGAACGCCGTCGGCATCGAGCTGCGTCGTCCCCGTCCCGGTCTGTGCACCGACAACGGCGCGATGATCGCCGCCGTCGGCTCCGAGGTCGTCCGCGCCGGGCTCGCGCCCTCGCCCCTGACCATCTCCGCGCACCCCGGCCTGCCCGTGTCTCAGGTCGTCGTCCGCTGA
- a CDS encoding ABC transporter family substrate-binding protein — protein sequence MKFRRTTAALGLVLSGALVLGACTSGDAEEATESSSAATTATSGTGEATATSGCLQDAGITETAAGEVKYTVGPNEWSGYNSMTAANYSTYNSVIAAKMFSGFTYFGTDGSICDDTSFGSYEVTSEDPLTIKYTISDDAVWSDGTPVTINDYLLDWAAQNPEFIAPGYASGEDPDAAAVFNHVSNTAAADILDGPQGEVGSKTFTVTYDAPNPDYKIIITSALPAHVVAKNSGLEPDELAQAILDRDADTVKKAADFWNEGWNFNPGELPDASEMPSSGPYKVKDGGWVAGNSLTLEANDQYWGAPAATENLIFRFIDQAGMVQALQNGDVNVIEPQATVDTLGQLQAIGDSVTVAEYSTLTWEHLDFNFRDSNVFSDAQGGIELRQALAYCIPRQTIVDTLIKPISSDSVVMNAREVFPFQDNYDAVVAAAYGGEYDQVDIAKSKELVEASGIETPIDVRVGYASGNQRRADEVSAIAASCKDAGFNVIDSNSADFFSKELVNGDYELALFAWAGSGQITSGQNIYASNMPQNYGQYSNETVDAAWETLASSLDPAVQLEQVKVIEKELWDTLFGIPVFAHPGIAGYDSGIKNVRPTSTQDAISWNASQWQLS from the coding sequence ATGAAGTTCAGGCGAACCACCGCCGCGCTCGGCCTGGTGCTGAGCGGCGCCCTCGTCCTGGGTGCCTGCACCAGCGGTGACGCGGAGGAGGCGACCGAGTCCAGCTCGGCAGCCACCACCGCCACCTCCGGCACGGGCGAGGCCACCGCCACCAGCGGCTGCCTCCAGGACGCCGGCATCACCGAGACCGCCGCCGGCGAGGTCAAGTACACCGTCGGCCCCAACGAGTGGTCCGGCTACAACTCGATGACCGCCGCCAACTACTCGACGTACAACTCGGTCATCGCGGCCAAGATGTTCTCCGGGTTCACGTACTTCGGTACCGACGGCAGCATCTGCGACGACACGTCGTTCGGGTCCTACGAGGTCACCTCCGAGGATCCGCTGACCATCAAGTACACGATCTCGGACGACGCCGTGTGGTCCGATGGCACCCCGGTGACCATCAACGACTACCTGCTGGACTGGGCCGCGCAGAACCCCGAGTTCATCGCCCCCGGCTACGCCTCCGGTGAGGACCCCGACGCCGCCGCCGTGTTCAACCACGTGTCGAACACCGCCGCCGCCGACATCCTCGACGGTCCGCAGGGCGAGGTCGGCTCCAAGACCTTCACCGTGACCTACGACGCGCCGAACCCGGACTACAAGATCATCATCACCTCGGCGCTGCCCGCGCACGTTGTGGCGAAGAACTCCGGTCTGGAGCCCGACGAGCTGGCCCAGGCCATCCTCGACAGGGATGCCGACACCGTCAAGAAGGCCGCTGACTTCTGGAACGAGGGCTGGAACTTCAACCCGGGCGAGCTGCCCGACGCCTCGGAGATGCCCTCCTCCGGCCCCTACAAGGTCAAGGACGGTGGCTGGGTCGCCGGCAACTCCCTGACCCTCGAGGCCAACGACCAGTACTGGGGCGCCCCGGCGGCCACGGAGAACCTGATCTTCCGCTTCATCGACCAGGCCGGCATGGTGCAGGCCCTGCAGAACGGTGACGTCAACGTCATCGAGCCGCAGGCCACCGTCGACACCCTCGGCCAGCTGCAGGCCATCGGCGACTCGGTCACCGTTGCCGAGTACTCGACCCTGACGTGGGAGCACCTGGACTTCAACTTCCGTGACTCCAACGTGTTCTCCGACGCCCAGGGCGGCATCGAGCTGCGTCAGGCGCTGGCCTACTGCATCCCGCGCCAGACCATCGTCGACACCCTGATCAAGCCGATCTCCTCCGACTCGGTCGTCATGAACGCCCGCGAGGTCTTCCCCTTCCAGGACAACTATGACGCGGTCGTCGCCGCTGCCTACGGTGGCGAGTACGACCAGGTCGACATCGCCAAGTCGAAGGAACTCGTCGAGGCCTCCGGCATCGAGACCCCCATCGACGTGCGCGTCGGCTATGCCTCCGGCAACCAGCGTCGTGCCGACGAGGTCTCCGCGATCGCGGCCTCCTGCAAGGACGCCGGCTTCAACGTCATCGACTCCAACTCCGCTGACTTCTTCAGCAAGGAACTGGTGAACGGCGACTACGAGCTGGCACTGTTCGCGTGGGCGGGCTCCGGCCAGATCACCTCCGGCCAGAACATCTACGCCAGCAACATGCCGCAGAACTACGGCCAGTACAGCAACGAGACCGTCGACGCCGCGTGGGAGACCCTGGCCTCCTCGCTCGACCCGGCCGTCCAGCTGGAGCAGGTGAAGGTCATCGAGAAGGAGCTGTGGGACACCCTCTTCGGTATCCCCGTCTTCGCGCACCCCGGCATCGCCGGGTACGACTCGGGCATCAAGAACGTTCGCCCGACCTCGACGCAGGACGCGATCTCCTGGAACGCGTCGCAGTGGCAGCTCAGCTGA